Proteins encoded within one genomic window of Siniperca chuatsi isolate FFG_IHB_CAS linkage group LG4, ASM2008510v1, whole genome shotgun sequence:
- the ranbp10 gene encoding ran-binding protein 10 isoform X2, producing MGIGLSAQGVNMNRLPGWDKHSYGYHGDDGHSFCSSGTGQPYGPTFTTGDVIGCCVNLINNTCFYTKNGISLGVAFTDLPPNLYPTVGLQTPGEIVDANFGQQPFVFDIEDYMSEWRAKIHGMIARFPIGERLGEWQAVLQNMVSSYLVHHGYCATATAFARATETMIQEDQTSIKNRQRIQKLVLAGRVGEAIEATQQLYPGLLEHNPNLLFMLKCRQFVEMVNGTDSEVCCFNIRSPKSQDSYPGSPSVSPHHGASNTHLHTGGADSPTCSNGVTPPNKSKSHSGAGTSSLKYPSVSSSASSSTSSSPSSVNYTESNSSDSTKSQPHSTNSTQETSDSEMEIEAEHYTNGVVESSSARIMNGTYKHEEILQPDDNSIGNGVTDVGCSNSRQLCGGNQAATERMIQFGRELQALNEQLCREYGKNATHKKMLQDAFSLLAYSDPWNCPVGQQLDPTQRESLCSALNSAILESQNLPKQPPLMLALGQATECVQLMARVRSGSCSFARVDNFLH from the exons ATGGGCATCGGCCTGTCTGCTCAGGGAGTCAACATGAACAGGCTGCCTG GATGGGACAAGCACTCATACGGTTACCATGGAGATGACGGCCACTCCTTCTGCTCCTCCGGGACTGGCCAACCGTACGGCCCAACGTTCACCACGGGGGACGTGATTGGCTGCTGCGTTAACCTCATCAACAACACTTGCTTTTACACCAAAAATGGCATCAGTTTAG GTGTAGCCTTCACAGACCTCCCT CCCAACCTGTACCCCACTGTGGGGCTTCAAACTCCGGGTGAGATTGTAGACGCTAACTTTGGCCAGCAGCCGTTTGTCTTCGACATCGAGGACTACATGAGCGAATGGCGGGCCAAGATCCATGGCATGATCGCTCGCTTCCCCATAGGAGAGAGGCTGGGGGAGTGGCAGGCCGTCCTGCAGAA TATGGTGTCCAGCTACCTGGTGCATCATGGGTACTGTGCCACTGCAACAGCCTTTGCCAGAGCCACAGAGACCATGATACAAGAGGACCAGACATCTATAAAGAACAGACAGA GAATACAGAAGCTGGTGCTGGCAGGACGGGTGGGCGAAGCCATAGAAGCTACTCAGCAGCTTTATCCCGGCCTGTTAGAACACAACCCCAACCTCTTATTCATGTTGAA GTGTCGTCAATTCGTGGAGATGGTGAACGGTACAGACAGTGAGGTTTGCTGCTTTAACATTCGCTCGCCCAAGTCCCAGGACAGTTACCCTGGCTCACCCAGCGTCAGCCCCCACCACGGAGCCAgcaacacacacctgcacactgGAG GAGCAGACAGCCCGACCTGCAGTAATGGGGTGACTCCCCCCAACAAGTCAAAGAGCCACAGTGGCGCCGGCACCAGCAGCCTCAAATACCCCAGCGtgtcctcctccgcctcctcctccacctcttcctccccttcctccgTCAACTACACCGAGTCCAACTCCTCCGACTCCACTAAGAGCCAGCCACACAGCACCAACAGCACCCAGGAAACCAG tgacaGTGAGATGGAGATTGAAGCAGAGCACTATACCAACGGGGTTGTTGAGAGCTCCTCAGCGCGGATCATGAATGGCACATACAAACACGAAGAGATCCTTCAGCCAGATGACAACAGCATTGGCAATGGGGTcacag ATGTGGGTTGTAGTAATAGTAGACAGCTTTGTGGAGGGAACCAGGCAGCCACAGAGAGGATGATCCAGTTTGGACGGGAGCTACAGGCTCTCAATGAACAGCTGTGCCGCGAGTACGGCAAGAACGCCACACACAAGAAGATgttacag gATGCATTCAGCCTGCTAGCGTACTCAGACCCGTGGAACTGCCCCGTGGGCCAGCAGTTAGACCCTACGCAGAGAGAATCGCTCTGCTCCGCACTCAACAGCGCCATACTGG AGTCCCAAAATCTGCCTAAGCAGCCTCCGCTAATGTTAGCGCTCGGCCAGGCCACAGAGTGTGTTCAGCTCATGGCCCGAGTCCGGTCTGGTTCCTGCTCCTTCGCCAGAGTAGATAACTTTTTGCACTAG